The Aureimonas populi genome includes the window GGGTCGCGCGCGAGCGGGGGCGCTGGACGCTGACGACGCGTGGCGCCTCGCATTCGATCACCGTGCTGCCACCGCTCGTCGCCGAACTGTCGCGTCACATGATCGAGCGCGCCCCGCCGGACCTCTCGCGTTTCCTCCTGTGCCCGATGCCCGGCGTCGTGACCGCAATTCACGTCAGGCCGGGGGAGGCGGTGGAGCCGGGGCAGGCGCTCGCCACCATCGAGGCGATGAAGATGGAGAACGTCCTTCGCGCCGAAAAGGCCGGCACGGTCTCGCAGGTCTGCGTCAAGCCCGGCGAAAGCCTCATGGTCGAGGCCGTCATCCTGGAATTCGAATGAGGGCGGGCGGCTTGAACGCCGGATCAGGGAAGGCATGAAACAGTGACATCGACGCGTATCGGTTCCACGGCCCTTCGGTCCAGGGTGATGAGTGCCGCGGATGCGGCCGCCTTCATCCGGCCGGGCGCGACGGTGGGCATGAGCGGCTTCACCGGCTCGGGCTATCCCAAGGCCGTGCCGCAGGCGCTGGCCGAGCGTATCCGGCGCGAGAAGGCGGCCGGCAATCCGTTTCGCGTGCGCGTCTGGACGGGCGCGTCCACCGGGCCGGAGCTGGACGGCGCACTGGCCGAGGTCGACGGGATCGAGTTCCGTACGCCCTTCAACTCCGATCCGATCGTGCGCGACAAGATCAATCGCGGCGAGATCGAATATCTCGACATGCACCTGTCGCAGCTCGCGCCCGTGGCATGGCAGGGCGTCCTCGGGCCGCTCGACGTGGCGGTGGTGGAAGTGTCGGCCATCCTGCCGGACGGCTCGCTCGTCGCCTCCTCCTCGGTGGGCAACAACAAGACGTGGCTGGACCGGGCGGACAAGGTGATCCTGGAGCTCAATCGCTGGCAGAGCGAAGGGCTGCACGGGGTCCACGACATCTATTACGGCACGGCCCTGCCGCCGCACCGCGTGCCGATCCCGCTGGTGAAGCCCGACGACCGCATCGGCCAGCCGACATTGCGCTGCGACCCGGAGAAGATCGTCGCCATCGTGGAAACGGACGGGCCGGACCGCAACCTGCCCTTCTCGCCCCCGGACGAGACGGCGCGCGCCATCGCCGGCCAGCTTCTCGACTTTTTCGCCCATGAGGTGCGCAAGGGCCGCCTGCCGGCGAACCTCCTGCCGCTCCAGTCCGGCGTCGGCAACGTGGCCAACGCGGTGATGTCGAGCCTTCAGGATTCGCCCTTCGGCGATCTCACCGCCTTCACCGAGGTGATTCAGGACGGGATGCTGGACCTGCTGGCATCGGGCTCGCTGCGCATGGCCTCGGCGACCGGCTTCTCCCTGAGCCCGATCGCCGCCGAGCGGCTCAACGACGAGATGGCTTTCTTCCGCGAGCGGATCATCCTGCGCCCGCAGGAGATCAGCAACCATCCCGAGCTGGTGCGGCGCCTGGGCTGCATCGCCATGAACGGGCTGGTGGAGGCCGACATCTACGGCAACGTCAACTCCACCCACATCATGGGCTCGCGCATCCAGAACGGCATCGGCGGCTCGGGCGATTTCGCCCGCAACGCCTATGTCTCGATCTTCATGACGCCCTCGGTCGCCAAGGGCGGCAAGATCTCGGCCATCGTGCCGCAGGTCGCCCATGTCGATCACATCACCCAGGACGTGCAGATCATCGTGACGGAGCAGGGGCTGGCCGACCTTCGCGGACTCTCGCCCAAGCAGCGCGCCGACGTCATCATCGCCAATTGCGCGCACCCGGCCTATCGCGAGCGCCTTCAGGACTACGACCGGCGCGCGCGCCGCGATTCATACGGCTTGCACACGCCTGTTCTCCTGAACGAGGCGCTGTCCTGGCACCAACGCTACATCGAGACCGGCTCCATGACCTGAGCCAGGCGCCGTCCGGCGGCGCGTTTTCTGGGAGGAAGACAATGGGCTACCGCGAAGTCTACGATTCCTGGCTCGCCGATCCGTCCGGATTCTGGCTGGAACAGGCCCGCAAGCTCGAATGGGAGCGCGAGCCGGCCATCGGCGTGGACGAGGCCGCCGGCATCTACGGCCGCTGGTTCCCGGACGGCATCTGCAACACATGCCACAACGCGCTGGACCGGCACGTGGCGGCCGGCCACGGCGAGCGAACCGCGCTGATCTACGATTCCCCCGTCACCGGCACCAAGCGCCGCTTTTCCTATGCCGAGCTTCTGCACGAGGTGAAGGCGGCCGCCCTGATGCTCACCGATCTCGGCGTCGCGGCCGGGGACCGGGTCGTCGTCTACATGCCGATGGTGCCCGAGGCGGTGATCTCGATGCTGGCCTGCGCGCGCGTGGGCGCCATCCATTCCGTGGTCTTCGGCGGCTTTGCCGCGCGCGAGCTGGCCATGCGCATCGAGGATGCGCAGCCCAGGGTGGTGCTCTCGGCCTCCTGCGGCATCGAGCCCTCGCGCGTCATTCCCTACAAGCCGCTGCTGGACGCGGCCATCGAGCAGTCGCGCCACAAGCCGCAGGCCTGCGTGATCCTGAAGCGCCCCGAGGCCGAGGCCGCGCTCACGCCGGGCCGCGACCAAGACTGGGACGAGGCCGTCGGCCGCGCCCGTGCGGCCCTGGAGGAGGGGCGCGCCTCGCCCTGCGTCCCCGTGCCGGCCACCCATCCGCTCTACATCCTCTACACCTCCGGCACGACCGGCAGCCAGAAGGGTGTCCTTCGCGACCATGGCGGCCACATGGTGGCGCTGCATTGGTCGATGGAGGCGGTTTATGGCGTGAAGCCGGGCGAGACCTTCTGGGCCGCCTCCGATGTCGGCTGGGTGGTGGGCCATTCCTACATCGTCTACGCGCCGCTGCTCGCGGGCTGCGCCACGGTGCTCTACGAGGGCAAGCCCGTCGGCACGCCCGATGCCGGCGCCTTCTGGCGGGTGGCGGCCGAATACGGGGTGTGCGTGCTCTTCACCGCGCCGACCGCGATCCGCGCCGTGCGCAAGGTCGATCCCGAGGCCGCCCTTGTGAAGGAACACGACCTGTCGAGGCTGCGCGCCCTGTTCCTGGCCGGCGAGCGCGCCGACCCCGATACGGTGGAGTGGGCCGAGAACTCGCTCGGCGTGCCGGTGATCGACCATTGGTGGCAGACCGAGACGGGCTTTGCCATCGCGGCCAACCCCCTGGGCATCGAGAAGCTGCCGGTGCGGCGCGGCTCGCCGAGCGTTCCCATGCCCGGCTACCGCATCGAGATCCTCGACGAGGCCGGCCAGCCGGTGCCGCCCGGCACCTTCGGCACCATCGCCATCCGCCTGCCGCTGCCGCCCTGCGCGCTGCCCACGCTCTGGCGCTCCGACCAGCGCTTTCGCGACGTCTATCTCTCCGCCTATCCCGGCTACTACTCCACCGCCGACGCCGGCATGCTGACCGAGGACGGCTATGTCTGGGTGATGGGCCGCACCGACGACGTCATCAACGTGGCCGGCCACCGCCTGTCCACCGGCGGCATCGAAGAGGTGCTGGCCGCCCATCCGGCCGTCGCCGAATGCGCCGTCATCGGCGTGAAGGACGACCTGAAGGGCGAGATTCCCTGCGGTTTCGTGGTCTTGAAGTCGAATTCGGCACAGGCCAGCCAGGCGCTGGCCCGCGAGGTCGCCGCGCTGGTGCGCGAAAGGATCGGCGCCGTCGCCTCGCTCAAGCGCCTCCTCTTCGTGGACCGCCTGCCCAAGACGCGCTCGGGCAAGATCCTGCGCGGCACGATGAAGAAGATCGCCGACGACGAAAGCTGGAACATGCCCGCCACCATCGAGGACCCTGCCGCTCTCTCGGAAATCGAGACCGCCTGGAAGACGGATGTCTAGATGTTCGGTCCCGGCATTTGGCAGCGCGGATTACGGATGAACCTGGACGGATCGTCCGTCCAGGCTTTGCAGATGGCCTCGTGGGAGCGAGGCTGCGTAGCATCTTTCCGTGCATAGGAAACAACGAACCATTGAAGGCTGGGATCAGACGGGGTCGGTTTCGGCGGGCGTGTTCGTGCGTAGTCCTTCCCTTCGCGCAACGGCCGGGGAGATGCCGAAGGCGCGGCGGAAGGCGGTGCTGAAGCTGGAGACATCGCGGTAGCCGGCGTGATAGGCGGCCTGCGCGACCGACATTCTCTCCACCGTCAGCGCATCGCGCGCACGCTCCAGGCGCTTGTGCCTCACGAAGGCGCAAAGGGGCGTGCCGTATCGTTCGCGGAACTGGCGTTGCACGCTGGAAACGCTGCCGCCGACGATCCGGGCGACTTCGGCAAGGGGCACGTCCGAATCCAGATGATGCAGAAGAAACGCATGGGCGCGCTCGGCAAGAGTGGCCCCGCCCATGGGCGGGCACCCGTGCGCGGCGCCTGCGCCCCGTTCCTGTCGGGCGATGCGCAGCGAGACGAGGCGCATCAGTTCAAGCCCGCGCGCCTTGCGGTGAAGCGTTCGCAGTTCACCCCCGGACCCCTCCCCGGGATGCAGGATTTCCTCGGCGATCTCCAGGACCGGCCCCGTGGCGGGAAAGCGGACATGGGCCAGATGCCGGCGGTGAAAGTCCCAGAGAGGGGAGGCGGCGGTTTCGTTGCCGGCGTGCAGGGACCGCAGCCAGGACTGGGGAGCCGACACCATGACCTTTCGCAGGGGAGCGCTCTGGCAGGGCAAGAAGCGCAGCCTGGCATAGCGCGCGATGTTCAGGACGAAGACGAGCGGCGGGGTTCGACGACCCGGCCCCGCCTCGATACGGAAGGGCGTGCCGTCCACCGTGAAATGCTGGCTGCCTTGCAGCAGCACCATGACGAGCAGTTTCGGCCAGATATCGTAGTCCACCTCTTGCGGCGCGCAGGCCACCTTGTTCTCGAGCGCGCCCACGAAAACGTTGTGCGGCATGGCGGGCAGCAGGCGCCCTCCGCTTTCCTGGCTCACCATCGGATCGCACCTTCGTTGCAAGCGGTCTAAAGAGCCGCTTCTCACGCCCTCTTCTTTGCCTTTTGCGCCCATTCAACGGTGGTGGACGCTTCGATACATGAGCAGGCCATTCATGTTTTTGCAATCGCGAGCGAGCCACGCATGTCCGCCCTTCCTTCCTGTTCGACCGCCTCCTTCCTCGGCGCTTCCCTGATCTGGCTCATGATGGCGGCTCCGGCGCTGGCGCAGGACGTCGCGACGGGCGCACAGGTCACGGATATCGTGCTCGACGCCGTCGTGGTGCAAGGCGAGCGAGGGGACGGGCCGGTCGGCTCCTATGTGGCCGGGCGCAGCCGGGCCGGCACCAAGATCGACACGCCGATCGAGCGCACGGCCCAGTCGATCAGCGTCGTGCCGCGCGAGCAGATGCAGGACCAGGGCGCGGGCTCGGTGGCCGAAGCCCTGCGCTATACGCCCGGCGCCTTCACCGAGTATCGCGGCGATTCCAATGTCCGCGACGAAATCTTCGTGCGCGGCTTCTACTACGTGCCCCGCTATCTCGACGGTCTGGCGCTGGGCGATTCCAGCCAGTCGAAAATCCTTCCCTATCTTCTGGAAAGGGTCGAGCTTCTGTCCGGTCCCGCCTCCGTGCTCTATGGGCAGGCCAATCCCGGCGGCATCGTCAACATGGTGAGCAAGAAGCCGACCGACGAGCCCTACCGGCAGGTGGAATTCTCGTTCGGCACGCACAGCCAACTCTCCGCCTCCGTCGATGTCAGCGACCGGATGCCCGGCGTCGAGGGGCTGTCCTACAGGCTGGTGGCCACCGGGCTGAGGCGCGACCTGCAGGAGGATTTCACCCGGCAGGAGGGCTATGCCTTCGCGCCTTCGCTGCGCTGGGAACCCGACGCCGACACCTCGCTCACGGTGCTGGCAGGCTACCAGAACGAGCCGCATGTCGGCTATCGCAACTTCCTCGACCGGGCCGGCACGGTCGAGCCCATCGCAGGCTACGGCTATGTTCCGCGTGGCTTCTTCGTGTCCGATCCGGACTATGAGCGGTTCGAGCGCGAGCAGGTCTGGGTGGGCTACGAGTTCGAGCATCGGTTGAACGAGGCCATCACGCTCCGCCAGAACGCGCGCTATTTCCGCACCGCCAAGGACCATTACTCCCTGATCTGGGGCAGCCCGTCCCTCAGCCCGATCACCGGTGCCAACACGTCCATCAGCCGCATCGCCAGTGGCGGGCCGGACAGGGAGCACCATGTCACGATCGACAATCAGATGCAGGCGGAGTTCACCACGGGGGCTCTCGCCCACACGCTTCTGGGCGGCCTGGACTATCGCTACGACAAGACCGACTCGCTCTGGTACCGCTCGCGCGACGTGCCCGCCATCGACCTTGCCGAGCCGGTCTACGGCAATATCGATTTCTCGTCGCTGAACTTCACCGCCGTGACGGACCGCGTGCGCAAGGTTCGCCAGGCCGGCCTCTATTTCCAGGACCAGATCGAGGTCGACAACTGGACGCTTCTTCTGGGCGGCCGGCACGACTGGGCCAGCACCGACACCACAAACCGGCTGAGCGGCATCGAGGAGAATTTCGACGACAACGACTTCACCTGGCGCGCGGGCGCGGTCTACACCTTCGACAACGGGCTCTCGCCCTATGCGAGCTATTCGACATCCTTCGAGCCGGTGCTGCAATCGCCCAATGCCGGCGAGCCCGATTTCGACCCCACCACCGCCGAGCAGTTCGAGGTCGGGCTGAAATACGCGCCCGCCGGCATGAACATGCTTCTCACCGCAGCCTTCTACGAGCTGACGCAGAAGGGCGTGGTGCAGGGCGTGTGGAGCTCGGATCTCGGCCAGACGGTCTATTCGCAGATCGGCGAGATCCGCAGTCGCGGCGTCGAACTGTCCGCGCGCGCGGAGCTGGCGCAAGGTTTCTCGCTGGTCGGCGGCTATGCCTATCTGGATTCGCAGATCACCGAGTCGGCCAACGCCAGCGAGGTCGGCAGGACGCCCGCTCGAACGCCGGCCCACACCGCGAGCCTATGGGGCACCTATGCGGTTCAGCACGGCGCGCTGGAAGGGCTGAAGGTCGGCGGCGGCCTTCGCCATATCGGCACGAGCTACGGAAACGCGGCAAACGAATTCAAGGTGGACGCCGTGACGCTGGCCGATGCCATGGTGTCCTACGATTTCGGATATCTCGATGCGCGCTTCGAGGGCGTGGAGCTTCAGGTGAACGCCAAGAACCTGGCCGATACGCGTTACGTGGCCTCCTGCGCCAGCAACACCTCCTGCTTCTATGGTTCGGGACGCAGCGTCGTGGCGACGCTGCGCAAGACGTGGTGAGAGCGGCGATGCGTCTTCTTGCGGCATTCCTCGCCTTCCTGGCCGTGGCCGACCCCCTTGCCGCGAGCGCGCAGACGCTCGACGGCATCGGGGGCGGTTCGGCAAGCTTCGGAGCGATGGCCGAGGGCCAGACGCGCAGGCTGACCCTCGCGGCACGGCCCGGCGATTATCTGCGCGGGCGGATCGTGGCCGAGGGCGGCCCCTTCGCGCTCGATCTCCTCGACGCTCAGGGGCGCCATTTGCGCCGGCTGGCCGCAGGGGTGTCGGTGAGCGGCGCCTTTCATTTCGTCGCCCAGGCCGAAAGTCTCACTCTCGAAACGACGGCGTCCGGCGAGGGGGAGATGAGCATCGTCCTCGACCCCGCCATCGTGGCCGACGGCGAGCCGCGCGATGCGGACGAGCCCGCCTTCCTCAGCCCCACCCTGGCGGCGCTTTCCGACGCCATCGCCGCCGGAGAGGGAACCGGGGCCTTCTGGCAACGGATCGGGAGGGAAGGCGCGCCCCTCATCGAGCGCGGATCGCAGGGCGATGCGATCGTCACCTTCCTGGCCCGCGGCGCCGAGCGCAATGTGCGCCTCTTCGGCGGGCCGGACGGCAACCACACCGAATTGAAGCGCCTTGGCGCCAGCGACGTCTGGTATGCCTCCTTCTCGCTGCCGGCGACGACGCGCCTCGCCTACAGGATCGCACCGGATGTGCCCACCTTCGAGGGGACGGCCCGCGAACGGCGCGTGGCGATTCTCGCCACGGCGCAGGCCGACCCGCTCAATCCGCGCCGCTGGCCGGCAGAGGCGCCCGACGCCTTCAACCAGCATTCCATGCTGGAACTGCCCGATGCGCCCGAACAGCCCGGTTTTCAGGAAGGCGCGCAGCCGCAAGGGCGCTCCACCCGCCTGGCAGCGCCGAGCGCGCATCTGGGCAATGAGCGGGAGATCACCCTCTATCGCCCTGCGGGGTTCGATCCGGCCCATCCGCGCGCCGGCCTTCTGATCCTTTTCGACGGGCTGGAGTATCAAACGCGCGTTCCCGCGCCCGCGATCCTCGATGCGCTGATCGCAGAGAAGCGGATCGCCCCCATGGCCGTCGTCTTCGTGCCTTCGGTCAGCCCGCAATGGCGCGCGCGCGAATTGCCCGGCAACCCCGACTTCGCATCCTTCCTGGCGGATGAACTGCTGCCTTTGGTGAAGGCCGAGCTGGAATTCGACGTGCCGGCCGCGCGCACCATTCTGGCCGGATCGAGCTATGGCGGCCTGGCGGCGGTCACAGCGGCGCTCGCCGAGCCGCAGGCCTTCGGCAACGCCCTCAGCCTCTCGGGCTCCTTCTGGTGGCATCCCGAGGGCACGCCGGCCGAGGAGGCCGTCTACGTGGCAAGCCGGATCGCCGGGGCGCCCCGCGCCGATATCCGCTTCCATTTGTCCGCCGGCCTGTTCGAGACCGGACGACCGGGCGTGACCGGCATCCTGGAAACGTCGCGCCACGTTCGCGACGTGGCTGCCGCAAAGGGATATCGGGTCACTTACCGCGAATATGCGGGGGGGCACGACTATGCCGTCTGGCGCGGCGCGCTGGCGGATGGGCTGATCGCCCTGACCGCCCCCGAAGGCGCCGATCCATGGTAGAGAGCCAGACCCGTCGGCCGCCGGGCGGCGCGCCGGGACCGTGGCCCCTTTCCGCCCGGCCCTGAAGCGGCCCGGCCGCTTCATTCATCCTCGGGTCCGGCGACCGGGCCCGCGCGCCAGCCGCCGAAAGAGCGGGCCGCCATCACGACACGCCGCCAGTTCGCGCAAGGGCCAGGGCGCTCAAGCCGGGACACAACGGCCTCGACATGGTCCTGCAAGTCCCTGCCCATAGACACATCCATGCCCATGTGATCGTTGATATGCATGTCGCGTGGCCACGAGAGTGTTGACCGGAACCGTGGAAGACCTCTTTTCGCTGGCCGGACTGTTCGCCGTCGCCTTCGTGGCAGCCACGATCCTCCCGGCACAATCCGAAGCGGCGCTGATCGCGCTGCTGATCGTCGGCGGGCCATCGCCCGCTCTCCTCGTGGCGGTGGCGACGGCCGGCAATGTGCTCGGCTCCGTCACCAACTGGCTCCTCGGCCGCTGGATCGAGCACTACCGTGACCGGCGATGGTTCCCGGTCGGCGAACGGTCTCTGGGTCGCGCGACGCGATGGTATCGCCGATGGGGCCGCTGGAGCCTCCTCCTGAGCTGGGCACCGCTGGGCGGCGACGCTCTCACGGTGGCTGCCGGCGTGTTGCGCGAGCCCTTCTGGAGCTTCCTCCTGCTCGTCACGATCGCAAAAGCCGGGCGCTACATCATCGTGTCCGCCGTCACGCTGGAGTTCGCGTGAGGCGCTCCGCCAAGGTCTCATCGCATCCCGGTCCCTGTCGAGCGATCAGGGAAGCGAAAAGGCCGCGATTCTCACGTTCTCTTGGGGGCGGCTTGTCGAAGCGCCCTATCCCTTCCCGGCCATCGATGTCGGCCCGGAGCCGCCGGTGCGTGCCGGCTTCGCCGAGTTTTCATCGTCGCTTTCGGCGCCTTCGTCCAGGAGACCGCGGATGGCTGCCTTTATCGAGGCTCGGAGCCGGGGCTCCGGGGTGTCCAGCAAGGGGGGCATGGATAGGGTGAGGCGGAAGATCGCAAGGCCCGTCAGCAGTGCGACGACCATCGAGGCGCGGTAGGTGTCGTCGCCGAACTCGCGGGCGGCGGGCTTTATGAAATGCTCCTCGATGAACTCGTGGACGATCTCGCGCGTCTCGGTGTTGGTCAGGGAGCGCAGGCCGAGCGTCAGGGGAAGCACATCTTCCGACCTTTCGGGGCGCCCGGTGACGATCTGGTCGCAAAGCCAGCTCACGGGATCGGCCGCCGAGGACGTGGTGCCGCCGCGGCGATGAAGCGTCGCGTTCAAAGCCTCGCGGAACAGCCCTGTCTTCGAACCGAAGCTGCGATGCACATAGGCGACATCCACGCCCGCCTCGGCCGCTATGTCCCGCAGGCTCGTTTCCGCGAAGGCATGATGGGCGAAGCGCAGGATCGCCGCGTTCAGAATACGCTCCCGCGCGGGCATGGCGCGGTCTCCGGCCGCAGGGCTTCTCATGGCACATTCCTCTCCTTCGGGAACAATACGTATCGACAAGGCGGGCGGTTGCGCAGT containing:
- a CDS encoding acetyl-CoA hydrolase/transferase family protein, producing MSAADAAAFIRPGATVGMSGFTGSGYPKAVPQALAERIRREKAAGNPFRVRVWTGASTGPELDGALAEVDGIEFRTPFNSDPIVRDKINRGEIEYLDMHLSQLAPVAWQGVLGPLDVAVVEVSAILPDGSLVASSSVGNNKTWLDRADKVILELNRWQSEGLHGVHDIYYGTALPPHRVPIPLVKPDDRIGQPTLRCDPEKIVAIVETDGPDRNLPFSPPDETARAIAGQLLDFFAHEVRKGRLPANLLPLQSGVGNVANAVMSSLQDSPFGDLTAFTEVIQDGMLDLLASGSLRMASATGFSLSPIAAERLNDEMAFFRERIILRPQEISNHPELVRRLGCIAMNGLVEADIYGNVNSTHIMGSRIQNGIGGSGDFARNAYVSIFMTPSVAKGGKISAIVPQVAHVDHITQDVQIIVTEQGLADLRGLSPKQRADVIIANCAHPAYRERLQDYDRRARRDSYGLHTPVLLNEALSWHQRYIETGSMT
- a CDS encoding AMP-binding protein, producing the protein MGYREVYDSWLADPSGFWLEQARKLEWEREPAIGVDEAAGIYGRWFPDGICNTCHNALDRHVAAGHGERTALIYDSPVTGTKRRFSYAELLHEVKAAALMLTDLGVAAGDRVVVYMPMVPEAVISMLACARVGAIHSVVFGGFAARELAMRIEDAQPRVVLSASCGIEPSRVIPYKPLLDAAIEQSRHKPQACVILKRPEAEAALTPGRDQDWDEAVGRARAALEEGRASPCVPVPATHPLYILYTSGTTGSQKGVLRDHGGHMVALHWSMEAVYGVKPGETFWAASDVGWVVGHSYIVYAPLLAGCATVLYEGKPVGTPDAGAFWRVAAEYGVCVLFTAPTAIRAVRKVDPEAALVKEHDLSRLRALFLAGERADPDTVEWAENSLGVPVIDHWWQTETGFAIAANPLGIEKLPVRRGSPSVPMPGYRIEILDEAGQPVPPGTFGTIAIRLPLPPCALPTLWRSDQRFRDVYLSAYPGYYSTADAGMLTEDGYVWVMGRTDDVINVAGHRLSTGGIEEVLAAHPAVAECAVIGVKDDLKGEIPCGFVVLKSNSAQASQALAREVAALVRERIGAVASLKRLLFVDRLPKTRSGKILRGTMKKIADDESWNMPATIEDPAALSEIETAWKTDV
- a CDS encoding helix-turn-helix transcriptional regulator; amino-acid sequence: MVSQESGGRLLPAMPHNVFVGALENKVACAPQEVDYDIWPKLLVMVLLQGSQHFTVDGTPFRIEAGPGRRTPPLVFVLNIARYARLRFLPCQSAPLRKVMVSAPQSWLRSLHAGNETAASPLWDFHRRHLAHVRFPATGPVLEIAEEILHPGEGSGGELRTLHRKARGLELMRLVSLRIARQERGAGAAHGCPPMGGATLAERAHAFLLHHLDSDVPLAEVARIVGGSVSSVQRQFRERYGTPLCAFVRHKRLERARDALTVERMSVAQAAYHAGYRDVSSFSTAFRRAFGISPAVARREGLRTNTPAETDPV
- a CDS encoding TonB-dependent siderophore receptor, translated to MSALPSCSTASFLGASLIWLMMAAPALAQDVATGAQVTDIVLDAVVVQGERGDGPVGSYVAGRSRAGTKIDTPIERTAQSISVVPREQMQDQGAGSVAEALRYTPGAFTEYRGDSNVRDEIFVRGFYYVPRYLDGLALGDSSQSKILPYLLERVELLSGPASVLYGQANPGGIVNMVSKKPTDEPYRQVEFSFGTHSQLSASVDVSDRMPGVEGLSYRLVATGLRRDLQEDFTRQEGYAFAPSLRWEPDADTSLTVLAGYQNEPHVGYRNFLDRAGTVEPIAGYGYVPRGFFVSDPDYERFEREQVWVGYEFEHRLNEAITLRQNARYFRTAKDHYSLIWGSPSLSPITGANTSISRIASGGPDREHHVTIDNQMQAEFTTGALAHTLLGGLDYRYDKTDSLWYRSRDVPAIDLAEPVYGNIDFSSLNFTAVTDRVRKVRQAGLYFQDQIEVDNWTLLLGGRHDWASTDTTNRLSGIEENFDDNDFTWRAGAVYTFDNGLSPYASYSTSFEPVLQSPNAGEPDFDPTTAEQFEVGLKYAPAGMNMLLTAAFYELTQKGVVQGVWSSDLGQTVYSQIGEIRSRGVELSARAELAQGFSLVGGYAYLDSQITESANASEVGRTPARTPAHTASLWGTYAVQHGALEGLKVGGGLRHIGTSYGNAANEFKVDAVTLADAMVSYDFGYLDARFEGVELQVNAKNLADTRYVASCASNTSCFYGSGRSVVATLRKTW
- the fes gene encoding enterochelin esterase, whose protein sequence is MRLLAAFLAFLAVADPLAASAQTLDGIGGGSASFGAMAEGQTRRLTLAARPGDYLRGRIVAEGGPFALDLLDAQGRHLRRLAAGVSVSGAFHFVAQAESLTLETTASGEGEMSIVLDPAIVADGEPRDADEPAFLSPTLAALSDAIAAGEGTGAFWQRIGREGAPLIERGSQGDAIVTFLARGAERNVRLFGGPDGNHTELKRLGASDVWYASFSLPATTRLAYRIAPDVPTFEGTARERRVAILATAQADPLNPRRWPAEAPDAFNQHSMLELPDAPEQPGFQEGAQPQGRSTRLAAPSAHLGNEREITLYRPAGFDPAHPRAGLLILFDGLEYQTRVPAPAILDALIAEKRIAPMAVVFVPSVSPQWRARELPGNPDFASFLADELLPLVKAELEFDVPAARTILAGSSYGGLAAVTAALAEPQAFGNALSLSGSFWWHPEGTPAEEAVYVASRIAGAPRADIRFHLSAGLFETGRPGVTGILETSRHVRDVAAAKGYRVTYREYAGGHDYAVWRGALADGLIALTAPEGADPW
- a CDS encoding YqaA family protein; translated protein: MEDLFSLAGLFAVAFVAATILPAQSEAALIALLIVGGPSPALLVAVATAGNVLGSVTNWLLGRWIEHYRDRRWFPVGERSLGRATRWYRRWGRWSLLLSWAPLGGDALTVAAGVLREPFWSFLLLVTIAKAGRYIIVSAVTLEFA
- a CDS encoding TetR/AcrR family transcriptional regulator; this encodes MRSPAAGDRAMPARERILNAAILRFAHHAFAETSLRDIAAEAGVDVAYVHRSFGSKTGLFREALNATLHRRGGTTSSAADPVSWLCDQIVTGRPERSEDVLPLTLGLRSLTNTETREIVHEFIEEHFIKPAAREFGDDTYRASMVVALLTGLAIFRLTLSMPPLLDTPEPRLRASIKAAIRGLLDEGAESDDENSAKPARTGGSGPTSMAGKG